Proteins encoded within one genomic window of Dethiosulfovibrio peptidovorans:
- the rimM gene encoding 16S rRNA processing protein RimM: MDLDGLVDVGRIASAHGVRGAFRVIPLTDFPDRFKTMDSLDLYDSSGDYCRRVSVLSVRFRPDKGDVLVISGDISDRDQAQALRGMIVKVSKADRPQLPPGDYWIDDLVGLSVVEEETGLVVGELVDVLATGASDVYMVRRPEGADFGIPAVRRYVSSVDLNEKTITVSQIRELMDL; encoded by the coding sequence ATGGATCTCGACGGCCTGGTGGATGTAGGCCGGATAGCTTCTGCTCATGGGGTGAGGGGGGCATTTCGAGTTATTCCTCTTACCGATTTTCCTGATCGATTCAAGACGATGGACAGTCTTGATCTGTACGACTCTTCGGGGGATTACTGCCGTCGGGTTTCCGTTTTATCGGTTCGTTTTCGGCCCGATAAGGGGGATGTCCTCGTAATTTCGGGCGACATCTCCGATCGGGATCAGGCTCAGGCTCTTCGGGGCATGATCGTCAAGGTCTCCAAGGCTGATCGACCTCAACTGCCTCCGGGTGATTATTGGATCGACGATCTCGTCGGGCTTTCGGTGGTCGAGGAGGAGACTGGGCTGGTCGTGGGCGAGCTCGTGGATGTCTTGGCAACAGGTGCCTCCGATGTCTACATGGTTCGTCGTCCCGAAGGTGCGGACTTCGGTATCCCGGCGGTTCGTCGGTACGTGTCGTCGGTAGACCTGAACGAAAAAACCATCACGGTCAGCCAGATTCGGGAACTTATGGATCTATGA
- the recQ gene encoding DNA helicase RecQ: protein MEDTPRQLLRRVFGYDDFRLEQSDVIDHVMSGGNCLVLMPTGGGKSLCYQIPAMLRPGLGVVISPLIALMEDQVGALRQNGIRAAFMNSTLEYDEFIQVSRAAFRDELDLLYVAPERAMNPGFLDFLSKLQLSVIAIDEAHCVSQWGHDFRPEYLRLGELGQLFPSVPRIAVTATADEMTRREIAQRLDLADGRLFVSGFDRPNIRYQVVMKDNPKRQLLNFIKDNHQNHAGIVYCMTRKKTETIAAWLGEHGINALSYHGGMDAEERRSTQRRFQEEDGVVVVATIAFGMGIDKPDVRFVAHLDMPKSLAAYYQETGRAGRDGQLADAWMTYGMADVSGQLRLLEMSEGDERFKRIARQNLEVMLGYCETTGCRRHALLSFFGDQCTIPCDNCDTCLNPPTTWEGTIQAQKALSCVYRTGQIYGAGHLIDVLLGRETDKVLSVGHHRISTFGIGTELGQSQWRSVYRQLLAGGMLCLDPQGHGGFSLTQDSWPVLRGERSVSFREEPKKKIPRPSRAAKASPGDREDDALWEALRAKRLELAKKQGVPAYVIFHDVTLRQMRDLRPRTLEELETIQGVGVRKLELYGSSFMEVLRRFD from the coding sequence GTGGAAGACACTCCCCGGCAACTCCTTCGCCGAGTCTTTGGATACGACGACTTTCGTCTGGAACAGAGTGACGTGATCGATCACGTCATGTCCGGGGGCAACTGCCTCGTGCTCATGCCCACAGGAGGCGGCAAATCCCTGTGTTATCAGATCCCGGCAATGCTCCGTCCCGGGCTTGGCGTCGTCATCTCGCCCCTTATCGCCCTCATGGAAGATCAGGTCGGTGCCTTGCGGCAAAACGGTATACGGGCGGCGTTCATGAACTCGACCCTCGAATACGACGAATTTATTCAGGTCTCCCGCGCCGCCTTTCGGGACGAACTCGACCTGCTGTACGTCGCGCCGGAACGGGCCATGAACCCCGGCTTTCTGGATTTTCTCTCCAAACTTCAGCTCTCCGTCATCGCCATCGACGAGGCTCATTGCGTCTCGCAATGGGGACACGACTTTCGCCCCGAATATCTTCGACTGGGCGAACTTGGCCAGCTCTTCCCCTCCGTACCCCGCATCGCCGTCACAGCCACAGCCGACGAGATGACGAGGCGGGAAATCGCCCAACGGCTTGACCTTGCCGACGGACGCCTTTTCGTCTCGGGGTTCGACCGCCCCAACATCCGCTATCAGGTCGTCATGAAGGACAACCCCAAACGACAGCTCCTGAACTTCATCAAAGACAACCACCAAAACCACGCTGGTATCGTCTACTGCATGACCAGAAAAAAAACCGAGACCATCGCCGCGTGGCTTGGAGAACACGGAATCAACGCCCTGTCGTATCACGGCGGCATGGACGCCGAAGAACGCCGGTCAACGCAACGCCGTTTCCAGGAAGAGGACGGGGTCGTCGTTGTCGCGACCATCGCCTTTGGAATGGGCATCGACAAACCGGATGTTAGATTTGTGGCCCATCTCGACATGCCCAAAAGCCTGGCGGCGTACTACCAGGAGACGGGACGAGCCGGCAGAGATGGTCAGCTGGCCGATGCCTGGATGACCTACGGTATGGCTGATGTTTCGGGACAGCTCAGACTTCTGGAGATGTCTGAGGGAGACGAGCGGTTCAAGCGGATTGCCCGTCAGAATCTGGAGGTCATGCTGGGCTACTGCGAGACGACCGGATGTCGGCGTCACGCCCTCCTCTCCTTTTTTGGAGACCAATGCACGATCCCCTGTGATAACTGCGACACCTGTCTGAATCCTCCGACGACCTGGGAGGGAACCATCCAGGCTCAAAAAGCTCTTTCCTGCGTTTACAGAACGGGACAGATCTACGGGGCTGGACATCTCATCGACGTCCTTCTGGGACGAGAGACCGATAAGGTCCTCTCTGTTGGGCATCATCGGATCTCGACCTTCGGCATCGGTACGGAGCTCGGTCAGTCGCAGTGGAGGTCCGTCTACCGTCAGCTTTTGGCCGGAGGGATGCTTTGTCTGGATCCTCAGGGGCACGGTGGTTTCAGCCTGACCCAGGACAGCTGGCCCGTCCTGAGGGGCGAACGGTCCGTCTCTTTTCGAGAGGAACCGAAAAAAAAGATACCGAGACCGTCTCGGGCTGCCAAGGCCTCTCCGGGAGATAGAGAGGACGACGCCCTATGGGAGGCCCTCAGGGCCAAGCGGCTCGAACTGGCCAAAAAACAGGGCGTGCCTGCCTACGTGATTTTTCACGACGTCACGCTGAGGCAGATGAGAGATCTCCGTCCTCGAACTCTGGAGGAACTGGAGACCATTCAGGGCGTCGGCGTCAGAAAATTAGAACTGTACGGCTCCTCCTTTATGGAGGTGTTGAGACGTTTCGATTGA
- a CDS encoding isoleucine--tRNA ligase, producing the protein MTRDFKETLCLPKTEFPMRAGLAKKEPQFIEFWNRIGLHDLMLKKNEGHESFILHDGPPYANGNIHIGTAFNKILKDFIPKYKSMRGYRCPYVPGWDTHGLPIELKVLKDQNLDVESMEPVELRRRCAQYALSFLDVQRTEFRRLGGVGDWENPYITLRPEYEAAQLGAFAEMVEKGLVYKGQKPVYWCTDCQTALAAAEIEYGDETSPSIYVAYSMPEVGETIDVLKDKDVSVIVWTTTPWTMPASMAVALHPVSEYVFVPAGEKVYLVAGPLLDEVAQATGLTFGSPLASVKGAELEGAVAVHPFYSDRITPLVLADYVAMDSGTGCVHTAPGHGVEDYETGVRYGIDIYNPVDPTGRFYPETPMVGGMTLDDGAKLVIQTLTDNGRLLAQLPIVHSYPHCWRCKDPVIFRATEQWFVNVAQFREQALEVIDQVQWIPGWGRGRIYNMVRDRSDWCISRQRIWGVPIPAFYCDGCGEMLLEARSIRRVQEKVREHGCDIWWQASPEELIGDLACCPSCGSRKLRKEKDILDVWFDSGVSHFSVLETRPELRWPADLYLEGSDQHRGWFQTSLLTSVAVRGEAPYRSVLTHGFIVDGEGRKMSKSLGNVMAPQKIIDTSGADILRLWVASTDYKNDIRISNTIIKNLSEEYRRIRNTARFLLGNLSDFDPRRHSVSYDKLSSFDRWVLSRLNRLVQKVTRGYESYEFHIPSVSIHQFCVNELSSLYLDAAKDSLYADDPDAPGRRAIQTVLWRLATTLTTMLAPVLSFTAEEIWQYLREMDDSLEQSVFLCDWPQVIEAELNDELEARWDRIVALKGAVSRLLEASRNRGELGQSLEAALSVLRPDDGLADALSIEEWETVTIVSSFQWVDQSDEGFVQDDETGYSLRVDPVAGEKCPRCWKYSQNRNEEGLCPRCQTVMNA; encoded by the coding sequence ATGACCAGAGATTTTAAGGAAACCCTGTGCCTTCCCAAGACCGAGTTCCCCATGAGGGCCGGACTGGCGAAAAAGGAGCCCCAGTTCATCGAGTTCTGGAATCGAATAGGGCTTCATGACCTGATGTTGAAGAAAAACGAGGGACACGAATCGTTTATCCTTCATGACGGGCCGCCCTACGCCAACGGAAACATCCACATAGGAACGGCGTTCAACAAAATCCTCAAAGACTTCATCCCCAAATACAAGTCCATGAGGGGGTATCGGTGTCCGTACGTGCCGGGCTGGGACACACACGGTCTGCCCATCGAGCTCAAGGTGCTGAAAGACCAAAACCTGGACGTGGAGTCGATGGAACCGGTCGAGCTTCGTCGGCGCTGTGCCCAGTATGCTCTTTCCTTCCTGGACGTTCAGCGTACAGAATTCCGTCGTCTGGGTGGCGTTGGTGACTGGGAGAACCCGTATATAACCCTTCGCCCCGAATACGAGGCGGCTCAATTAGGGGCGTTCGCCGAGATGGTGGAGAAGGGCCTGGTCTACAAAGGACAGAAGCCTGTCTACTGGTGTACCGACTGTCAGACCGCCCTGGCCGCTGCCGAGATCGAGTATGGTGACGAGACCTCACCCTCAATTTATGTGGCCTATTCCATGCCGGAGGTAGGCGAGACCATAGATGTCCTGAAGGACAAGGACGTGAGCGTCATCGTCTGGACGACAACGCCGTGGACGATGCCTGCCAGCATGGCTGTGGCGCTCCATCCGGTGTCAGAGTACGTTTTCGTCCCAGCGGGTGAGAAGGTCTATTTAGTTGCCGGTCCCTTGCTTGATGAGGTCGCTCAGGCCACGGGGCTGACCTTCGGTTCACCTCTGGCCTCGGTTAAGGGTGCTGAGCTTGAGGGTGCCGTCGCCGTTCATCCCTTTTACAGTGATCGTATCACTCCGCTGGTCCTGGCGGACTACGTGGCCATGGACTCGGGGACGGGGTGTGTCCATACCGCTCCGGGCCACGGGGTTGAGGACTACGAGACGGGCGTTCGATACGGTATCGATATCTATAACCCGGTGGATCCCACAGGGCGATTCTACCCCGAGACCCCCATGGTTGGTGGCATGACCCTGGACGACGGGGCGAAGCTGGTCATCCAGACCCTCACCGATAATGGCCGGCTTCTGGCTCAATTGCCCATCGTTCACTCCTATCCCCATTGCTGGCGCTGCAAGGATCCGGTTATCTTTCGGGCTACCGAGCAGTGGTTCGTCAACGTGGCCCAATTTCGAGAGCAGGCCCTTGAGGTCATCGACCAGGTTCAGTGGATCCCTGGCTGGGGGCGGGGTCGAATCTACAACATGGTTCGGGATCGGTCGGACTGGTGCATCAGCCGCCAGAGAATATGGGGCGTACCCATCCCCGCGTTCTACTGTGACGGGTGTGGAGAGATGCTCCTGGAAGCTCGGTCTATCCGTCGTGTTCAGGAGAAAGTCCGGGAGCACGGATGCGATATCTGGTGGCAGGCATCCCCAGAGGAGCTTATCGGTGACCTGGCGTGCTGCCCCTCATGTGGGTCCCGGAAGCTCAGGAAGGAAAAGGATATCTTGGACGTATGGTTCGACTCGGGGGTGAGCCACTTTTCCGTGTTGGAAACCCGTCCGGAACTCCGCTGGCCGGCGGACCTGTACCTTGAGGGAAGCGACCAGCATCGAGGCTGGTTCCAGACATCTCTCCTCACCTCTGTGGCCGTTCGGGGAGAGGCTCCCTATCGGTCGGTTCTGACCCACGGGTTTATCGTGGACGGTGAGGGACGGAAAATGTCGAAGTCCCTGGGGAACGTCATGGCGCCTCAGAAGATCATCGACACCAGCGGGGCGGATATCCTTCGGCTTTGGGTGGCCTCCACCGACTACAAAAACGATATTCGGATCTCGAATACCATCATAAAAAATCTGAGCGAGGAATACCGACGGATTCGCAACACGGCCCGGTTTCTCCTTGGAAACCTGAGCGACTTCGATCCTCGGCGTCATTCGGTCTCTTACGACAAGCTCTCGTCCTTTGACCGGTGGGTACTCTCCAGGCTCAACCGTCTGGTTCAAAAGGTCACCAGGGGGTATGAATCCTACGAGTTCCACATCCCATCGGTGTCCATCCATCAGTTCTGCGTCAACGAACTGAGTTCCCTCTATCTGGACGCTGCTAAAGATTCTCTGTATGCCGATGACCCTGACGCTCCGGGACGGCGGGCGATCCAGACCGTTTTGTGGCGCTTGGCTACCACCCTGACGACCATGCTGGCTCCGGTGTTGAGTTTCACGGCAGAGGAGATTTGGCAATATCTTCGTGAGATGGACGATTCCCTTGAGCAGAGCGTCTTCCTCTGTGATTGGCCTCAGGTTATAGAGGCGGAGTTGAACGATGAACTTGAGGCTCGGTGGGATCGGATCGTCGCTCTCAAGGGGGCGGTCAGCCGGCTCCTCGAGGCCTCAAGAAACAGGGGAGAGCTTGGGCAATCCCTTGAGGCTGCTCTCTCCGTCCTGCGGCCTGATGACGGTCTGGCCGATGCCCTGAGCATCGAGGAATGGGAGACTGTCACCATCGTCTCCTCCTTCCAGTGGGTCGATCAGAGCGATGAGGGGTTTGTCCAGGACGATGAGACGGGCTACAGTCTTCGGGTTGATCCCGTTGCGGGGGAGAAGTGTCCTCGATGTTGGAAGTACAGTCAGAATCGGAACGAGGAAGGTCTGTGTCCTCGATGTCAGACCGTGATGAACGCCTGA
- a CDS encoding signal recognition particle protein, translated as MFDALKKRLDSVFNNLKGKGKLTEVDVQEALREVRRALLEADVNYKVVKDLVDRIRLKALDRSVLDSITPGQQVVAVVYEELMKLMGTEARPLVISPKPPTIILMVGLQGGGKTTSTVKLAKRLSRSHKPLVVACDLRRPAAVDQLRVLADSAGVGFYGPEPGETDVFSVIDQAKTFARERLMDVILFDTAGRLALDQELMAELDQIKERTAPHEILLIVDAMTGQEAVSVSQAFHERLGLTGVILSKVDGDARGGAALAVLATTGVPIKFVGVGEGIDALEVFDAKRMAERIMGMGDVVGLVEKIEQATSEADVERLSSSLKKNRLDFNDLLAQFEQIERMGPLEKVMEMIPGADKVKELQDGQVDTGRLVRMKAIIQSMTAEERRNPSVIKGSRRRRIAQGSGTTVQMVNQLLKQQSQMNDLWKRMGKGKGRKKFQMPKFKGLGNMFR; from the coding sequence GTGTTCGACGCTCTGAAAAAAAGGCTTGACAGTGTATTCAACAACCTGAAAGGCAAGGGAAAACTGACGGAAGTCGACGTTCAGGAGGCTCTGCGTGAGGTTCGTCGGGCTCTCCTGGAGGCCGACGTCAACTACAAGGTCGTCAAAGACCTGGTGGATCGAATCCGCCTCAAAGCGTTGGATCGATCCGTTCTGGACTCCATCACCCCGGGGCAGCAGGTGGTGGCCGTGGTCTACGAGGAGCTCATGAAGCTCATGGGTACCGAGGCTCGGCCTCTCGTTATCTCCCCCAAGCCGCCGACGATCATCCTCATGGTCGGGCTTCAGGGAGGTGGTAAAACCACCAGCACGGTCAAGCTCGCCAAAAGGTTGAGCCGGAGCCACAAGCCCCTGGTCGTGGCCTGCGACCTTCGACGGCCTGCGGCGGTGGACCAGCTTCGGGTTCTGGCCGATTCTGCCGGAGTGGGATTCTACGGTCCCGAACCTGGTGAGACCGACGTCTTTTCCGTGATCGATCAGGCCAAGACCTTCGCCAGAGAGCGGCTCATGGACGTGATCCTCTTCGACACCGCCGGACGGCTGGCCCTGGATCAGGAACTCATGGCCGAACTCGATCAGATAAAAGAGCGAACGGCTCCTCACGAGATACTGCTGATCGTCGATGCGATGACCGGTCAGGAGGCGGTCTCGGTCTCTCAGGCCTTCCACGAGCGACTTGGGCTTACCGGGGTTATCCTGAGCAAGGTGGATGGCGATGCCCGTGGTGGGGCTGCCCTGGCCGTTTTGGCGACGACAGGTGTCCCCATCAAGTTCGTGGGAGTCGGGGAAGGTATCGATGCACTTGAGGTCTTCGACGCCAAGCGAATGGCCGAGCGCATCATGGGAATGGGTGACGTGGTCGGGCTCGTCGAAAAAATAGAGCAGGCCACAAGCGAGGCCGACGTAGAGCGTCTTTCCTCATCTCTCAAAAAGAACCGGCTTGATTTCAACGATCTCCTGGCCCAGTTTGAGCAAATTGAGCGCATGGGGCCTCTGGAGAAAGTCATGGAGATGATCCCCGGTGCCGATAAGGTCAAGGAACTCCAGGATGGTCAGGTGGACACGGGGCGTCTGGTTCGTATGAAAGCGATTATCCAATCCATGACTGCCGAGGAGCGTCGCAATCCGTCGGTCATCAAGGGAAGCCGGCGTCGACGAATCGCCCAGGGATCTGGTACCACCGTTCAGATGGTGAACCAGCTATTGAAACAGCAGAGTCAGATGAACGATCTCTGGAAACGGATGGGAAAAGGTAAAGGGCGTAAGAAATTCCAGATGCCCAAGTTCAAGGGTCTCGGCAACATGTTCCGTTGA
- a CDS encoding DNA-binding protein: MYAIVICVKVFLLTPSVVRSILCRLAKEGPSVTSDSLERRLELTRLYDLYGPVLTEKQRLVYEMHDLEDLSLFEIAQELDISRQGVSDQLRRARDRLEELESSLGFARRLDEMEGRIHRAIGVIEREADRIPAIVRQAVLALLSEDDPADEGSDVSCSTL; the protein is encoded by the coding sequence ATGTACGCCATAGTGATCTGTGTCAAGGTTTTTCTCTTGACACCATCTGTCGTGCGGTCTATACTATGTCGTCTTGCAAAGGAGGGACCGAGCGTGACCTCAGATTCCCTGGAACGACGGCTGGAGCTCACCAGGTTATACGATCTCTACGGTCCCGTTCTCACCGAGAAACAACGGCTGGTCTATGAGATGCACGATCTTGAGGACCTGTCCCTCTTCGAGATCGCCCAGGAGCTGGACATAAGCCGTCAGGGGGTCTCGGATCAGCTTCGACGAGCTCGAGATCGACTGGAGGAGCTGGAGAGCTCTTTGGGGTTCGCTCGTCGACTGGACGAGATGGAAGGGCGGATTCATAGGGCCATTGGGGTAATCGAGAGAGAAGCTGATCGCATACCTGCGATCGTTCGTCAGGCGGTTCTTGCTCTTCTCTCCGAGGACGATCCCGCTGACGAAGGGAGTGATGTGTCGTGTTCGACGCTCTGA
- a CDS encoding 50S ribosomal protein L19, whose translation MDPRVNLVEQKYMKQDVPAFRSGDTVKVHVRVREGARERIQMFEGVVIARKHGGLSETFTIRKVSSGIGVERIFPLHCPSVEKIEVLRHGRVRRAKLYYLRKRSGKSARIRERRR comes from the coding sequence ATGGATCCCAGAGTAAATTTAGTAGAACAGAAATACATGAAACAGGACGTCCCCGCTTTTCGTTCTGGGGACACGGTGAAGGTCCACGTTCGAGTTCGGGAGGGTGCCCGTGAGCGTATCCAGATGTTTGAGGGCGTGGTTATCGCCAGGAAACACGGTGGCCTGAGCGAGACCTTCACAATTCGTAAAGTCTCCAGTGGTATCGGTGTGGAGCGAATCTTTCCTCTGCACTGTCCCAGCGTGGAGAAAATTGAGGTCCTCCGTCATGGCCGTGTTCGCCGGGCCAAGTTGTACTACCTCAGAAAGAGAAGCGGCAAATCTGCCCGAATCAGGGAACGCCGTCGCTGA
- a CDS encoding pseudouridine synthase, translating into MSDRDERLSSPVESCDAESLPEGQALGRQERLLVELEARGRRLDRYLADRLGLSRSFVQRLIREGNLQFDGPGSVKGSRLLQGGEICFLQIPPPRWLDIVPEPVPFSVVYEDSCMVVVDKPAGVVVHPAPGHWRGTLVHGLLHRFPDIGTINDVMRPGIVHRLDGTTSGLLVVARTASALTVLQEAFRNRLVGKTYLALARGRPIKAPLRVDEPIGRDEKNRYRMAVSDLGRPAVTDVTPLWTRGEYSFVACGLHTGRTHQIRVHLRHLGAPLVGDRLYGFRKVVSGGPERLLGDRIFLHAWKLSLPHPETGEIMSFRSRLPEKLREVLRSLLARDRG; encoded by the coding sequence ATGTCAGACCGTGATGAACGCCTGAGTTCTCCTGTAGAGTCCTGCGATGCCGAGAGCCTGCCCGAAGGGCAGGCTCTCGGTCGCCAGGAGCGGTTGCTGGTTGAGTTGGAGGCCCGAGGACGTCGGTTGGATCGCTATCTGGCTGATCGCCTGGGCCTCTCTCGATCCTTCGTGCAGCGGCTGATTCGGGAGGGGAATCTCCAATTCGACGGTCCCGGTTCGGTCAAGGGCTCACGGCTCCTTCAAGGAGGGGAGATCTGCTTTCTCCAAATCCCGCCGCCTCGATGGCTCGACATCGTCCCTGAGCCCGTGCCTTTCTCGGTGGTCTACGAGGATTCCTGTATGGTGGTTGTGGACAAACCCGCTGGGGTGGTGGTCCATCCCGCTCCGGGCCACTGGCGAGGAACCTTGGTCCACGGCCTCCTCCACCGTTTTCCCGATATCGGGACTATCAACGACGTCATGCGTCCCGGGATCGTCCACAGGCTGGACGGAACGACCTCTGGGCTGTTGGTGGTCGCGCGGACGGCCTCCGCTTTGACGGTTCTTCAGGAAGCTTTCAGGAATCGACTGGTAGGGAAAACCTACCTGGCGCTGGCTCGTGGACGTCCCATCAAAGCACCCTTGCGAGTCGATGAGCCCATCGGAAGAGACGAAAAAAACCGGTATCGCATGGCGGTGAGCGATCTCGGTCGTCCCGCCGTCACGGACGTGACCCCTCTGTGGACTCGGGGCGAATATTCCTTTGTGGCCTGCGGACTTCATACGGGCCGAACTCATCAGATCCGGGTTCACCTCCGGCATCTGGGAGCACCCTTGGTGGGTGATCGGCTCTACGGGTTTCGAAAAGTCGTCTCGGGGGGGCCAGAGCGGCTTTTAGGTGATCGAATTTTCCTTCATGCGTGGAAGCTGTCGCTCCCTCATCCCGAGACAGGGGAGATCATGAGCTTTCGGAGTCGTCTTCCCGAGAAACTTCGTGAGGTCCTTCGATCCCTTCTCGCCAGAGATCGGGGGTAA
- a CDS encoding 30S ribosomal protein S16 — protein MAVRIRLARHGRKKAPFYRLVVADSRSPRDGRFIEQLGTYNPMSKALQIDGDKTVKWLMQGALPSDTAKGLLKKDGVWERFVESKGKDQ, from the coding sequence ATGGCAGTACGCATTCGTCTCGCTCGTCACGGGCGGAAAAAGGCTCCCTTCTATCGTCTGGTCGTGGCCGACTCCCGCTCTCCCAGGGACGGCCGTTTTATCGAGCAGTTGGGGACCTACAACCCAATGTCTAAAGCGTTGCAGATCGACGGAGACAAAACGGTGAAATGGTTGATGCAGGGCGCTCTTCCCTCGGATACGGCTAAAGGATTGCTCAAGAAAGACGGTGTATGGGAGCGGTTCGTTGAGAGTAAGGGCAAGGACCAGTAG
- a CDS encoding RNA-binding protein: protein MADYVELVRYVAKALVNDPEAVQISSSEDQEGIVKILIDVADGDIGRMIGRRGATINAIRQVVRASAVKSGDRVVVDVREDRA from the coding sequence GTGGCTGATTACGTTGAGCTGGTTCGATACGTCGCAAAGGCTCTGGTGAACGATCCGGAAGCCGTTCAGATTTCCTCCAGCGAGGACCAGGAGGGCATCGTCAAGATCCTGATAGACGTCGCCGATGGAGACATCGGACGAATGATTGGACGGCGTGGAGCGACCATCAACGCTATCCGGCAGGTCGTTCGGGCCTCGGCTGTCAAGTCGGGAGATCGGGTAGTCGTCGACGTTCGGGAGGATCGAGCCTAG
- a CDS encoding tRNA (guanosine(37)-N1)-methyltransferase TrmD: MKITVITAFPDFFRAFLDTSIVGRAVKNKLLQVSVIDLRNYGEGDYRKIDDYAFGGGGMVLMAEPLAKALDDLGEGLYVVYPSPQGVTMTQEIVESLSTREHLVMICGHYEGVDERLIHSRVDLELSIGDYVLTGGELPAMVVIDAVSRLIPGVVGKERSVVEDSFYHGMLDTPHFTRPARWRDQDVPPVLLSGDDGSIEQWRRHRSVERTLSRRPDLLSRASLMRYLDTGAYVLWYPRENPRGCELAVVVDACRAYGVDRLLMPVSDRDDRERLRALVRPNGMDDVVKLFPSIHRATQWITSREGQRPFVVGLEDQDESRWISWLEAKRQVLHLRRPPVFAFGDGGEYACDVTMCPVSGDDRDRSALPIQNAVSVVLDRFFGWR, translated from the coding sequence ATGAAGATAACGGTCATCACCGCCTTTCCTGATTTCTTTCGGGCGTTCCTTGATACGAGCATCGTGGGACGGGCGGTAAAAAATAAGCTGCTTCAGGTCTCGGTGATCGACCTTCGGAACTACGGCGAGGGAGACTACCGTAAGATCGACGACTACGCCTTTGGTGGCGGTGGCATGGTCCTCATGGCCGAGCCCCTGGCGAAAGCTCTGGATGACCTGGGAGAAGGGCTGTACGTAGTGTATCCCAGTCCTCAGGGTGTCACCATGACCCAGGAGATCGTCGAGTCCCTCTCTACGAGAGAGCATCTTGTGATGATCTGTGGGCACTATGAGGGCGTGGACGAGCGATTGATCCACTCGAGGGTGGATCTGGAGCTTTCCATCGGTGACTACGTCCTGACGGGTGGTGAGCTGCCGGCCATGGTGGTGATTGACGCCGTCTCTCGGCTTATCCCTGGTGTCGTGGGTAAGGAGCGCTCTGTGGTGGAGGATTCCTTTTATCACGGGATGCTGGACACTCCTCATTTCACCCGGCCGGCCAGGTGGAGAGATCAGGACGTTCCGCCGGTCCTTCTCTCGGGCGATGACGGATCGATCGAACAATGGCGACGCCACCGGTCTGTAGAGCGGACCCTGAGTCGTCGTCCCGACCTGCTCAGTCGAGCTAGCCTGATGCGATATCTGGATACCGGAGCGTACGTGCTCTGGTATCCCAGGGAAAATCCCAGGGGCTGTGAGCTTGCGGTGGTGGTTGATGCCTGTCGGGCATACGGCGTTGATCGGCTTCTGATGCCGGTATCCGATCGGGACGATAGGGAGCGGCTCCGAGCACTCGTTCGTCCCAACGGGATGGATGACGTCGTCAAATTGTTCCCGTCGATTCATCGAGCGACCCAGTGGATAACCTCCCGGGAGGGGCAGAGACCGTTTGTCGTTGGCCTCGAGGATCAGGACGAATCCCGTTGGATTTCCTGGCTCGAGGCAAAAAGACAGGTATTACATCTCCGTCGCCCGCCGGTCTTTGCCTTTGGCGACGGAGGAGAATATGCGTGTGATGTGACCATGTGCCCTGTCTCGGGAGATGATCGTGATCGATCCGCTCTTCCGATACAGAACGCCGTTTCGGTCGTACTGGATCGCTTCTTTGGATGGCGATGA